Proteins from one candidate division WOR-3 bacterium genomic window:
- a CDS encoding tRNA modification GTPase produces MIRSDSKSDTICALATPPGTGSIAVIRISGPDTFAVLDRIFSGHRPSRQPSHTVRLGWLTYPAGIPARVPVTPRLPCTHALRPGSRIDQVLLTVFRKPRSYTGENMAEISCHGGMLIAETIIGLLRRLGCRLAEPGEFARRAVTAGKLTLTQAEATLDLINARSPTALARALEQYQGELSRKVQRLTSELRDLCALAEHHLGFEELASTCPRALAAGTRRLLRQLEQLIRQVRCSCLLNGGARVTIVGRPNVGKSSLFNRLLGHDRALVTSEPGTTRDRIEALTIFGDVPVTLTDTAGILGSFGTLRRKPAHTPSTGVPSEVRGNIGLPASVAGTSPLKTRLLGSSAKSDVSAAAAGYGRWTHSRAGGQRSAAGRLAAMQTHEALTQADLVIVVFDGSVRPTAADQEILAAVSDRPAIFVLNKLDKPGWREPSFLNGRPRVAVSALTGANIGRLRTAVARRLRIASSLTAAGNRHLELFNEAHVALGRSLTAANAETAALELETALACLNQIDAPQAGDGTLDRIFARFCVGK; encoded by the coding sequence ATGATACGTAGCGACTCGAAGTCCGACACCATCTGCGCTCTGGCTACCCCGCCAGGTACGGGCAGCATTGCAGTCATCCGCATCTCGGGACCAGACACCTTTGCTGTCCTCGATCGCATCTTCTCCGGTCACCGGCCATCGCGTCAGCCATCCCATACCGTGCGTCTCGGCTGGCTGACATATCCAGCCGGCATCCCAGCCCGGGTGCCGGTCACACCAAGACTGCCTTGCACACACGCACTGCGACCGGGCAGCCGCATTGACCAGGTTCTGCTCACTGTTTTCCGAAAACCCCGTTCGTACACTGGCGAGAACATGGCTGAAATCTCGTGCCACGGCGGCATGCTGATTGCCGAGACAATAATCGGGCTTCTGAGACGCCTCGGCTGTCGGCTGGCCGAACCAGGTGAGTTTGCCCGCCGGGCAGTCACTGCCGGCAAACTCACGCTCACCCAGGCCGAAGCCACCCTCGACCTCATCAATGCCCGGAGTCCGACTGCGCTCGCTCGCGCCCTTGAGCAGTATCAGGGCGAACTGTCCCGCAAAGTGCAGCGTCTTACCAGTGAATTGCGTGACCTCTGCGCACTTGCCGAACATCATCTCGGTTTTGAAGAACTTGCCTCAACTTGCCCTCGCGCGCTCGCTGCTGGCACACGTCGTCTGCTCAGACAGCTTGAGCAGCTCATCCGGCAGGTCCGATGCTCATGCTTGCTCAATGGGGGCGCAAGGGTAACTATTGTCGGCCGGCCCAATGTCGGCAAGTCAAGCCTGTTCAACCGGCTGCTTGGACATGACCGCGCCCTGGTCACTTCTGAACCAGGAACCACCCGTGACCGGATCGAGGCCCTGACCATATTCGGCGACGTGCCGGTTACGTTGACCGACACTGCTGGTATTCTCGGGTCATTTGGCACTCTGCGCCGCAAACCAGCGCACACACCAAGTACCGGGGTCCCTTCGGAAGTCAGGGGGAACATCGGACTTCCTGCGTCAGTCGCCGGGACTTCACCCCTGAAGACCCGATTGTTGGGTTCTTCTGCTAAGAGTGATGTCTCCGCAGCTGCCGCTGGTTACGGCCGTTGGACGCACAGCCGTGCTGGCGGTCAACGTTCCGCGGCTGGACGATTGGCGGCCATGCAAACACACGAAGCTCTCACTCAGGCCGACCTCGTTATCGTCGTATTTGACGGCTCGGTGCGGCCGACCGCCGCTGATCAGGAAATCCTCGCTGCGGTCTCGGACCGCCCGGCCATCTTTGTTCTGAACAAACTCGACAAGCCGGGTTGGCGCGAACCAAGTTTTCTCAACGGTCGTCCCAGAGTCGCAGTATCGGCCCTGACCGGCGCGAACATCGGCCGGCTGCGGACTGCGGTTGCCCGCCGACTCCGCATCGCGTCATCACTCACTGCTGCCGGTAACCGGCACCTGGAGTTGTTCAACGAAGCACACGTCGCACTCGGCCGCAGCCTCACCGCAGCCAATGCCGAAACCGCAGCCTTAGAACTGGAAACCGCATTAGCATGCCTGAATCAGATTGACGCACCCCAGGCCGGCGACGGCACGCTCGACCGCATATTTGCGCGTTTCTGTGTTGGTAAGTGA
- a CDS encoding universal stress protein → MFDRIFLYVEDRTSSTTAAELALSLAKSLAARVFAIAVINTAGSIQTATRRKRIPDVEEDAWRILYEIEDDAFKQEVSISLLLDQGDPLERLLDLARSYRAKLIVASPATRLPLAEFVRRSPVPVVFANLPRRHDDQNK, encoded by the coding sequence ATGTTTGACCGTATCTTTCTATATGTCGAGGACCGGACCAGCTCGACCACGGCTGCTGAGCTAGCACTCTCACTGGCCAAGTCGCTCGCTGCCAGGGTCTTCGCTATCGCCGTGATCAACACCGCCGGGTCTATCCAGACCGCGACCCGCCGCAAGAGAATCCCGGACGTTGAGGAAGATGCCTGGCGAATTCTTTACGAGATTGAAGACGACGCCTTTAAACAGGAAGTTAGCATTTCCCTGCTGCTTGACCAAGGCGACCCGCTTGAGCGGCTGCTGGACCTTGCCCGCAGTTACCGAGCAAAACTTATCGTTGCGAGTCCTGCTACACGGCTGCCGCTCGCGGAGTTCGTCCGGCGCAGCCCGGTTCCGGTCGTTTTTGCAAACCTGCCAAGGAGGCATGATGACCAAAATAAGTGA
- a CDS encoding PTS sugar transporter subunit IIA yields the protein MTKISELLRPEAVILDLKAQEKVEVIRELSRPLLEAGVVTDEQDFFAAILRRENLESTGIGLGVAIPHARTAAVKQTALAFGRSDKGVDFSSLDGKPCHLIFLIAAHEDKKTEYIMTLARVSKLLRKDEVRIGLNKARTPQEVIAVLALHE from the coding sequence ATGACCAAAATAAGTGAACTCCTCCGCCCCGAAGCGGTCATACTGGACCTGAAGGCGCAGGAGAAGGTCGAGGTAATTCGCGAGCTGTCTAGGCCGCTGCTCGAAGCCGGTGTCGTGACCGACGAGCAGGACTTTTTTGCGGCCATCCTGCGCCGGGAGAACCTTGAGAGTACCGGCATCGGCCTCGGTGTCGCAATCCCCCATGCGCGAACCGCAGCGGTGAAGCAAACTGCGCTTGCCTTCGGCCGGTCAGACAAAGGAGTAGATTTTTCAAGTCTGGACGGCAAACCCTGCCACCTGATATTCCTTATTGCTGCCCACGAAGACAAGAAGACCGAGTATATCATGACTCTGGCCAGAGTTTCCAAGCTGCTACGTAAGGATGAGGTGCGCATTGGTCTGAACAAGGCCAGGACTCCCCAGGAAGTCATCGCTGTGCTGGCACTCCACGAGTAA
- the argS gene encoding arginine--tRNA ligase: protein MYALARAREQIAGLLQQHGLEVTVDDIRTAEADVEADIAVPLFRVARKHGDSPQSLAESLAGRLNLSGTMFKAATALRGYLNFTLNRSQFARAVFADFVRLPDRYGSSEAGAGRTIVIDYSSPNIAKPFSVGHLRSTVIGQALRNIFAWLGYRVIGDNHLGDWGTQFGKLLCAFARWGQEAELAADPTGHLLALYVRFHDEAQRNPELEAEARNWFRRLEVGEPEVRATWQRFVALSSAEFQRIYERLGVTFDQTLGESFYQDRLEGVVRRALERGIARREKPLEPVRTGDDERLTDETVVLIPLEQYGIKVPLILQKSDGTSLYATREIACVEYRIETWQPEKILYVVGNEQELYFRQLNAALKLLGYDTPCVHVNFGLVRLAEGRMSTREGRVVLLQSVMDEAVRRARSVLTERAMTEAEKDRVAEIVGIAAIKYADLSQNRVKEVVFDWNRMLALDGDSAPYLLYAHTRCCSILRKAQTAGQTLGEPSEIGHHPSAEEFSLILDIAQFPDVVAAAASTYEPHRIANHLYRLAQDFSVFYNKVPVLRAQTNELAAARLNLVRMTATVLKIGLGLLGIEAPERM from the coding sequence ATGTACGCTCTGGCACGGGCAAGGGAACAGATTGCGGGTCTGCTCCAGCAGCACGGACTTGAGGTCACGGTGGACGACATCCGCACCGCTGAGGCTGACGTCGAGGCAGACATTGCGGTGCCGCTTTTCCGAGTCGCCCGAAAGCACGGCGATAGCCCTCAGTCTCTCGCCGAATCTCTGGCCGGTCGCCTCAACCTGTCCGGAACCATGTTCAAGGCAGCAACGGCACTGCGCGGCTACCTCAACTTCACACTGAACCGCAGCCAGTTCGCCCGCGCCGTCTTCGCGGACTTTGTCCGCCTGCCGGACCGGTACGGCAGTTCAGAAGCTGGTGCGGGCCGGACCATTGTCATTGACTATTCCTCGCCCAACATCGCCAAACCGTTCTCAGTCGGCCACCTCCGCTCAACCGTCATCGGCCAGGCCTTGCGCAACATCTTCGCCTGGCTTGGTTACCGCGTCATCGGCGACAACCACCTGGGCGACTGGGGGACGCAGTTCGGCAAGCTACTCTGTGCCTTTGCCCGGTGGGGCCAAGAGGCAGAACTGGCTGCAGACCCGACCGGCCATCTTCTCGCCCTGTACGTCCGGTTCCACGACGAAGCCCAGCGCAACCCCGAGCTTGAGGCCGAAGCCCGGAACTGGTTCCGCCGGCTCGAAGTCGGTGAACCTGAAGTACGTGCGACTTGGCAACGGTTCGTCGCACTCAGCTCAGCCGAGTTTCAGCGCATCTACGAACGCCTCGGAGTGACATTTGACCAGACGCTGGGCGAAAGTTTCTACCAGGACCGCCTTGAAGGCGTGGTCCGGCGCGCGCTGGAGCGTGGCATAGCCCGGCGGGAGAAGCCACTCGAACCGGTCCGCACCGGTGATGATGAGCGACTGACCGACGAAACCGTCGTACTGATTCCGCTCGAACAGTATGGCATCAAGGTCCCGCTCATCCTCCAGAAGTCAGACGGTACGAGTCTGTACGCTACCCGCGAAATTGCCTGTGTCGAATACCGGATTGAAACCTGGCAACCGGAGAAGATTCTGTACGTAGTCGGCAACGAGCAAGAGCTCTACTTCAGACAACTCAACGCGGCGCTCAAGCTTCTCGGCTACGACACACCGTGTGTCCATGTAAACTTCGGACTCGTGCGTCTGGCCGAAGGTCGGATGTCCACCCGTGAGGGACGCGTGGTTCTGTTGCAGAGCGTCATGGACGAAGCAGTACGCCGGGCCCGCTCAGTCCTTACCGAACGAGCCATGACCGAAGCAGAAAAGGACCGGGTCGCGGAAATCGTTGGCATTGCCGCAATCAAGTACGCCGACCTTTCTCAAAACCGGGTCAAGGAAGTAGTCTTTGACTGGAACCGGATGCTCGCGCTCGACGGTGATTCTGCCCCGTACCTACTCTATGCCCACACCCGGTGCTGTTCCATTCTCCGCAAAGCTCAGACTGCCGGGCAAACCTTAGGTGAACCATCGGAAATCGGTCACCATCCATCGGCAGAGGAGTTCAGCCTTATTCTGGATATCGCCCAGTTCCCGGATGTGGTCGCGGCCGCAGCCTCGACCTATGAGCCCCACCGTATCGCTAACCACCTGTATCGCCTGGCCCAGGACTTCTCCGTATTCTACAATAAGGTCCCTGTGCTCAGGGCCCAGACTAACGAGCTTGCTGCCGCCCGACTCAACCTTGTCCGGATGACTGCCACAGTACTGAAGATCGGCCTCGGCCTTCTCGGCATTGAAGCACCTGAACGGATGTAG
- a CDS encoding cysteine desulfurase family protein, translating into MRRVNLDHAAASPLLPEALEAMMPFFTEHFGNPQSIHSLGHKPQEAIESARGQVASLINASPAEIIFTASASESNNLALKGLTGAAQGTRPKTGSPKGHIIVSAIEHPSVQKPVQTLASSGFEVTELKVDKHGLVEPEDLDKAIRPDTVLVSVMHANNEVGTIEPLAELARVCHRHNVLFHSDGTAAVGRIPVDVHKLGLDSYSFSAQSFYGPKGAAALFVKAGHRLHPLIEGGVQEQARRAGTENVPAIVGMGRAAEIARQNMAYWAATMKTLSVRLVAMLSEKLDHIIFTGHAEQRLPGHVSFCVEFVEGEAMLLLLDDAGIVAASGSACTAKTLKASHVLLAMGLPHAIAQSSLVLTMGKDTTMEDVNYFLETFPPIVKRLRAMSPLYAKLLKGEDPYRTEKEFGHGGH; encoded by the coding sequence ATGCGCCGAGTGAATCTCGACCATGCTGCGGCTTCGCCGCTGCTGCCAGAAGCCCTGGAAGCAATGATGCCTTTCTTTACAGAACACTTCGGTAACCCTCAGAGTATCCACAGCCTCGGCCACAAGCCGCAGGAAGCAATCGAAAGTGCTCGCGGCCAAGTAGCAAGCCTGATCAACGCCTCGCCGGCCGAAATCATCTTCACCGCATCGGCATCGGAAAGTAACAATCTCGCGCTCAAAGGTCTGACTGGAGCAGCCCAGGGCACGCGACCAAAAACCGGGAGCCCAAAGGGTCATATCATCGTTTCCGCGATCGAACACCCGTCCGTGCAAAAACCGGTACAGACGCTTGCCAGTTCGGGTTTCGAGGTCACCGAACTGAAGGTTGACAAGCACGGTCTCGTTGAGCCCGAGGACCTGGACAAGGCCATTAGGCCCGATACGGTGCTCGTTTCGGTGATGCACGCAAATAACGAAGTTGGCACTATTGAACCGTTGGCTGAGCTTGCCCGTGTCTGCCACCGGCACAATGTGCTGTTTCATTCCGACGGCACCGCTGCAGTCGGCCGTATTCCGGTTGACGTCCACAAGCTGGGCTTGGACAGCTACTCCTTCTCGGCCCAGTCATTCTACGGGCCTAAGGGCGCGGCAGCGCTCTTTGTCAAGGCCGGGCACCGACTCCATCCGCTGATCGAAGGCGGTGTGCAGGAACAGGCCCGGCGGGCTGGTACCGAGAACGTCCCGGCCATTGTCGGTATGGGTAGGGCAGCGGAAATTGCCCGCCAGAACATGGCTTACTGGGCTGCGACCATGAAAACGCTAAGTGTGCGGCTAGTTGCAATGCTTTCTGAGAAGCTCGATCATATCATTTTCACCGGCCATGCGGAGCAGCGTCTGCCTGGCCATGTTAGCTTCTGCGTTGAGTTCGTCGAAGGCGAAGCGATGCTTCTACTTCTTGATGATGCGGGCATTGTCGCTGCCTCGGGCTCGGCCTGCACCGCCAAGACACTGAAAGCATCGCACGTGCTGCTCGCCATGGGTCTGCCCCATGCTATTGCCCAATCGTCGCTTGTGCTGACAATGGGCAAGGATACGACCATGGAAGATGTGAACTACTTTCTTGAAACGTTCCCGCCCATCGTCAAACGGCTGCGGGCCATGTCGCCACTCTACGCAAAGCTCCTCAAAGGCGAAGACCCCTACAGGACCGAGAAAGAGTTCGGTCATGGAGGCCATTGA
- the nifU gene encoding Fe-S cluster assembly scaffold protein NifU, which produces MYSEKVMEHFRNPRNVGEIENADGRGEVGNPVCGDMMTFYIKVKDGIIEDVKFKTFGCGAAIAVSSMVSEMAIGKTIEEALKITNADVAKELGGLPPNKLHCSNLGADALHAAIRDYLARQKGTA; this is translated from the coding sequence ATGTATTCTGAGAAAGTAATGGAACATTTCCGCAACCCGCGGAACGTCGGTGAAATCGAGAATGCCGACGGCAGAGGCGAAGTCGGCAACCCGGTCTGCGGCGACATGATGACATTCTACATCAAAGTCAAGGACGGCATTATCGAGGACGTCAAGTTCAAAACCTTCGGCTGTGGCGCAGCCATCGCCGTCTCCTCAATGGTGTCCGAGATGGCCATCGGCAAGACCATCGAGGAAGCACTGAAGATTACCAACGCCGACGTCGCCAAGGAACTCGGCGGTCTGCCGCCAAACAAGCTGCACTGCTCCAACCTTGGTGCCGATGCGCTGCACGCCGCAATCAGAGACTACCTGGCAAGACAGAAGGGGACGGCATGA
- a CDS encoding glutaredoxin family protein, translated as MNFTHVPGTNNKHKVTLYALSTCGWCRKTKELLDSQNVEYDYIYVDQCQGEERTRATAAVRELNPRGSFPTLKIDDEVVAGFDEERILELLA; from the coding sequence GTGAACTTCACCCACGTGCCCGGTACCAACAATAAACACAAGGTAACGCTGTATGCACTATCTACCTGCGGCTGGTGCCGCAAGACCAAGGAACTACTGGACTCGCAGAACGTAGAGTACGACTACATCTACGTAGATCAGTGTCAAGGCGAGGAACGAACCAGGGCTACCGCTGCGGTGCGGGAGTTGAACCCGCGCGGCTCGTTTCCGACGCTCAAGATTGACGACGAAGTTGTTGCCGGGTTCGACGAAGAACGTATCCTGGAGCTTCTAGCATGA
- a CDS encoding ferredoxin-thioredoxin reductase catalytic domain-containing protein, translated as MSQTAKYPPEVNTLYERLKREAEAGGYTLNPDKEFTLSLVQGLIDNEKRFGYMACPCRLAYGEKDKDIDIICPCYYRDQDLEEFGACYCCLYVNEDWTSGRKPHKSIPDRRPPEFVLSGFSEPAASIETTGTSKSIGPLPYPVWRCKVCGYLAARNEPPGVCPVCKAKKDRFERFI; from the coding sequence ATGAGTCAAACCGCAAAGTACCCACCTGAAGTCAATACGCTTTACGAACGTTTGAAGCGCGAGGCTGAAGCAGGAGGCTACACCTTGAATCCAGACAAGGAATTCACCCTCAGTCTTGTCCAGGGCCTTATTGACAACGAAAAGCGCTTCGGCTACATGGCCTGTCCCTGCCGCCTTGCCTATGGTGAGAAGGACAAGGACATAGACATCATCTGTCCCTGCTACTACCGGGATCAGGACCTTGAGGAGTTCGGTGCATGCTACTGCTGTCTGTACGTCAATGAGGATTGGACCAGTGGCCGAAAACCCCACAAGAGCATTCCTGACCGCCGGCCGCCTGAGTTCGTGCTCAGCGGCTTCTCCGAACCTGCTGCGTCAATTGAGACCACCGGAACCTCCAAATCCATTGGCCCTCTTCCTTATCCGGTCTGGCGCTGCAAAGTCTGTGGATACCTTGCGGCCCGCAACGAGCCACCCGGAGTTTGTCCGGTGTGCAAGGCCAAGAAGGACCGTTTCGAGCGATTTATATGA
- a CDS encoding MTH1187 family thiamine-binding protein: protein MTPRPIVEFSVVPVGTGSTSVSHYVRVAHDIVKQSGLDHQLNPMGTCLQGDWDKIFATIRKVHDTLATMGCGRIVTTIKIDDRRDKDRPMQAKVDRVLKSD from the coding sequence ATGACCCCCAGACCAATCGTTGAGTTCTCGGTCGTGCCGGTCGGCACCGGCTCAACCAGCGTGAGCCATTACGTCCGGGTTGCTCACGACATTGTTAAACAGAGTGGCCTCGACCACCAGTTGAACCCAATGGGCACCTGCCTGCAGGGCGACTGGGACAAGATTTTTGCAACCATTAGAAAAGTTCACGACACCCTGGCAACAATGGGCTGCGGCCGGATTGTCACGACCATCAAGATTGACGACCGAAGAGATAAGGACCGCCCGATGCAGGCCAAGGTTGACCGGGTCCTGAAGTCGGACTGA
- a CDS encoding 4Fe-4S binding protein: MIPLPKLRELGEAIRALFAGPFTTKFPEKVDSVHPNFRGIIKFRPEKCIGCGACVRVCPTNAREMVVDRVKGVLRNIHHAERCIYCGQCVLYCTTREGIYHTPEFDLARTERSPDWQTEVEKELAYCECCGEPFAAKEHLVWIANRVGDLASANPTLFLARYEYLGLAAGSAQARAMELPYRSGTMRILCPECRRRVYLTEQWGY; encoded by the coding sequence ATGATTCCGCTTCCCAAGCTGCGCGAACTGGGCGAGGCAATCCGGGCGCTATTCGCCGGGCCGTTCACAACCAAGTTTCCGGAGAAGGTAGATTCAGTCCATCCCAACTTCCGGGGCATCATCAAGTTCCGGCCGGAAAAGTGCATCGGCTGTGGCGCGTGCGTGCGGGTCTGCCCGACCAATGCCCGCGAGATGGTTGTGGACCGCGTAAAGGGTGTACTGCGCAATATCCACCACGCTGAGCGGTGCATCTATTGCGGCCAGTGCGTGCTCTACTGCACGACCCGAGAAGGTATCTATCACACGCCCGAGTTCGACTTGGCGCGCACCGAGCGCAGCCCAGACTGGCAGACCGAAGTTGAAAAGGAGCTGGCTTACTGCGAGTGCTGCGGTGAGCCGTTCGCAGCGAAAGAGCATCTGGTATGGATTGCAAACCGCGTCGGTGACTTGGCCAGCGCCAACCCGACATTGTTCCTTGCCCGGTACGAATACCTCGGGCTGGCAGCCGGGTCAGCTCAGGCCCGCGCTATGGAACTGCCTTATCGGTCGGGCACGATGCGCATCCTGTGTCCGGAATGCCGGCGCCGGGTTTACCTCACTGAGCAGTGGGGTTATTAG
- the mnhG gene encoding monovalent cation/H(+) antiporter subunit G, producing the protein MIDTLGWVFIVGGVLFNVLGCLGMVRFPDVYNRMQSTTKSVTLGACGILFGIFLINGFTALGIKALVCVLFVLINLPVASHALSRGSLIFGIKLWKKTIKDEFTQDRGGTSIIGGEDE; encoded by the coding sequence ATGATTGACACTCTGGGCTGGGTGTTCATCGTCGGTGGGGTGCTGTTCAATGTGCTTGGCTGTTTAGGCATGGTACGGTTCCCGGACGTTTACAACCGGATGCAGTCCACGACTAAGAGTGTGACACTCGGTGCGTGTGGCATTCTTTTCGGAATCTTCCTTATCAACGGTTTTACGGCGCTTGGCATCAAGGCGCTGGTTTGTGTGCTGTTTGTGCTTATCAACCTGCCGGTGGCGTCGCACGCCCTCTCCCGCGGCTCGCTGATTTTTGGGATCAAGCTGTGGAAGAAGACGATCAAGGACGAGTTCACCCAGGACCGCGGAGGTACAAGCATCATCGGCGGAGAAGACGAATGA
- a CDS encoding monovalent cation/H+ antiporter complex subunit F, which yields MTILLVLLVLGAFFCLYRALRGPSISDRVMAVDVMAVIFTSITALMALRYNLAYLLDLSIALAVISFVATLALAKYLEGRSLDD from the coding sequence ATGACGATACTGCTGGTGTTGCTCGTGCTGGGTGCGTTCTTCTGCCTTTATCGAGCGCTGCGCGGTCCCTCGATATCGGACCGGGTGATGGCAGTTGACGTGATGGCGGTTATTTTTACCAGCATCACTGCCTTGATGGCCTTACGCTACAACCTGGCCTACCTACTCGACCTTTCGATCGCATTGGCAGTGATATCATTTGTCGCGACCCTTGCGCTTGCCAAGTATCTGGAAGGAAGGAGTCTCGATGATTGA
- a CDS encoding Na+/H+ antiporter subunit E: protein MKTARAVAYWVGAMAIWMLLTWTMNPATLVAGAVMSLIAALWFGRELPVQPVKLLNPVRWFWLLVYVPVFAWACLKANVDVAMRVLSPGLVLRPGIIKIRTSLKSDIARTFLANSITLTPGTMTVEIKDDVLYIHWIDVRTDDPEVAGRMIKGPFEKLLARIFE from the coding sequence GTGAAGACGGCGCGGGCTGTGGCCTACTGGGTTGGTGCTATGGCGATATGGATGCTGTTGACCTGGACGATGAACCCGGCTACGCTCGTCGCCGGTGCAGTGATGAGTCTCATCGCCGCTTTGTGGTTCGGTCGCGAACTGCCGGTACAGCCGGTCAAACTCTTGAACCCGGTGCGCTGGTTCTGGCTGCTTGTCTATGTTCCGGTGTTTGCTTGGGCGTGTCTCAAGGCGAATGTAGATGTGGCGATGCGTGTGCTTTCGCCCGGGCTTGTGCTCAGACCGGGAATCATTAAGATTCGCACCAGCCTCAAGTCCGATATTGCTCGGACGTTTCTTGCCAATTCAATTACCCTGACCCCGGGCACGATGACGGTCGAAATCAAAGACGACGTGCTCTACATCCACTGGATTGACGTGAGAACCGATGACCCGGAGGTTGCGGGCAGGATGATCAAAGGGCCATTTGAGAAACTTCTTGCGAGGATATTCGAATGA